Proteins encoded in a region of the Thermococcus stetteri genome:
- a CDS encoding S8 family serine peptidase produces MKKFGAVVLALFLVGIMAGSVLAAPQKPVVHNVPQQKNYGLLTPGLFKKVQRMDWNQEVNTIIMFDNQADKEKAVRILHLLGAKIKYDYSIIPALAVKIKVKDLLIIAGLMDTGYFGNAQLSGVQFIQEDYVVKVAVDTEGLDESAAQVMATNMWNLGYDGSGITIGIIDTGIDASHPDLQGKVIGWVDFVNGKSTPYDDNGHGTHVASIAAGTGAASNGKYKGMAPGAKLVGIKVLSGQGSGSISDIIKGVDWAVQNKDKYGIKVINLSLGSSQSSDGTDSLSQAVNNAWDAGIVVCVAAGNSGPDKYTVGSPAAASKVITVGAVDKNDVITDFSSRGPTADNRLKPEVVAPGNWIIAARASGTQLTSVTIGDYYVAAPGTSMATPHVAGISALILQAHPNWTPDQVKKALIETADIVKPDEIADIAYGAGRVNAYKAAHYDSYSKLTFTGSVADKGTQSHQFTISGASFVTATLYWDNSKSDLDLYLYDPNGNEVDYSYTAYYGFEKVGYYNPTAGTWTIKVVSYSGSANYQVDVVSDGSLGQPGSGGGGGGSEPSPSPSPQPTVDEKTFTGTVSYHDYNVHQMTVNSGATKITGDLTGSSYDDLDLYLYDPNQNLVDRSENYGSSEHVEYSNPAPGTWYFLIYAYYTYYWTANYQLDAKVYYG; encoded by the coding sequence ATGAAAAAGTTTGGAGCTGTAGTGTTGGCCCTGTTCCTCGTTGGCATCATGGCTGGGAGCGTCCTAGCGGCTCCCCAGAAGCCAGTAGTTCACAATGTTCCCCAGCAGAAGAACTATGGTCTCCTCACCCCAGGACTCTTCAAGAAAGTTCAGAGGATGGACTGGAATCAAGAAGTGAACACTATCATAATGTTTGACAATCAGGCCGACAAAGAGAAGGCCGTTAGGATACTCCATCTTCTTGGCGCGAAGATAAAGTACGACTACAGCATCATCCCAGCCCTCGCAGTTAAAATCAAAGTGAAAGACCTTCTCATAATTGCAGGCCTTATGGACACTGGATACTTCGGAAACGCCCAGCTCTCCGGTGTCCAGTTCATTCAGGAGGACTACGTCGTTAAGGTCGCCGTTGACACCGAGGGCCTCGACGAGTCAGCGGCCCAGGTTATGGCCACCAACATGTGGAACCTCGGCTACGATGGTTCTGGAATAACAATCGGTATCATCGACACCGGTATCGACGCATCCCACCCCGATCTTCAGGGTAAGGTCATAGGATGGGTTGACTTCGTCAACGGGAAGAGCACTCCCTACGATGACAACGGTCACGGCACCCACGTCGCTTCGATAGCGGCAGGAACCGGCGCGGCAAGCAACGGCAAGTACAAGGGCATGGCCCCCGGGGCAAAGCTCGTTGGGATAAAGGTCCTCAGCGGCCAGGGAAGCGGAAGCATCTCGGACATCATCAAGGGTGTTGACTGGGCGGTTCAGAACAAGGACAAGTACGGCATCAAGGTAATCAACCTCTCCCTCGGCTCAAGCCAGAGCTCCGACGGTACCGACTCCCTCAGCCAGGCCGTCAACAACGCCTGGGATGCCGGAATAGTGGTCTGCGTCGCAGCTGGAAACAGCGGGCCGGATAAGTACACCGTCGGTTCACCGGCGGCCGCCAGCAAGGTCATAACCGTCGGCGCCGTTGACAAGAACGACGTCATAACCGACTTCTCAAGCCGCGGTCCGACCGCGGACAACAGGCTCAAGCCGGAGGTCGTCGCTCCGGGCAACTGGATCATCGCCGCCAGAGCCAGCGGAACCCAGCTCACCAGCGTTACCATCGGCGACTACTACGTTGCCGCCCCTGGAACCTCGATGGCAACGCCTCACGTCGCTGGAATTTCAGCCCTCATCCTCCAGGCCCACCCGAACTGGACCCCCGATCAGGTCAAGAAGGCCCTCATCGAGACCGCTGACATAGTCAAGCCTGACGAGATAGCTGACATCGCCTACGGTGCTGGTAGGGTTAACGCCTACAAGGCCGCTCACTACGACAGCTACTCCAAGCTCACCTTCACCGGCTCGGTTGCCGATAAAGGAACCCAGAGCCACCAGTTCACCATCAGCGGCGCTTCCTTCGTCACGGCCACCCTCTACTGGGACAACAGCAAGAGCGACCTCGATCTCTACCTCTACGACCCGAACGGAAACGAAGTTGACTACTCCTACACCGCCTACTACGGCTTCGAGAAGGTCGGCTACTACAACCCGACCGCTGGAACCTGGACGATAAAGGTCGTCAGCTACAGCGGTTCAGCTAACTACCAGGTTGACGTCGTCAGCGACGGAAGCCTCGGCCAGCCCGGAAGCGGTGGAGGCGGCGGTGGAAGCGAGCCGAGCCCGAGCCCCTCACCACAGCCGACCGTTGACGAGAAGACCTTCACCGGAACCGTCAGCTACCACGACTACAACGTCCACCAGATGACCGTCAACAGCGGCGCCACCAAGATAACCGGCGACCTCACCGGAAGCAGCTACGACGACCTCGACCTCTACCTCTACGACCCGAACCAGAACCTCGTTGACAGGTCAGAGAACTATGGCTCAAGCGAGCACGTCGAGTACAGCAACCCAGCTCCGGGAACTTGGTACTTCCTCATCTACGCATACTACACCTACTACTGGACGGCAAACTACCAGCTCGACGCAAAGGTCTACTACGGGTGA
- a CDS encoding prenyltransferase/squalene oxidase repeat-containing protein, with the protein MRRVLAAILIVGFMLSLISSPLVVSAEIRPYVYEPTVPDTAFSVIALYKTGDYDKVLEGCEWLMAIRTPFDSWGYAYGEDHEAKYTAMAIMALIRGESIANGRYKDVINSAAYWLIYKQKTDGSWNDYLDAAMAAIALKELLKSKYVEENMTGLEDQLREGLNRALGWLQVHEPTNDVERIFRDIALEDREDLEKLKVEGDLKAYRAFALAYLGEKVSLDGNFSSPMTVAMALYATGSEEYREKLLAMEHFGFWGRLHYRVLDLLDVSQISGFEELREIACPYLKKIPLTEEWQKAVYAHYYVLCSKRPLLPENYSALLPWQVAEVVRIKALLGEPYGDAVDYLLSSSENGTWKDFYNTAYVLWVLKSLNVSYDYEKSLRYLSANLTWMLNERDSKTGNPVYYSIPTYYFSQAAIVFKQFRMNRELNETLKVLKERQYSNGAFAYTHQSVTGITTTARVVWNLQTAGLTDTDLYKKGVGFLRKILYAEIPEVKPEMANTTFLMVRDGRYVGNSTEKVDTAGLDGYVAIYPSKNPLMIKAVAVKGFSAESPWREDRIKYAVAITVVGVLFLAMYGVIWFENRRRK; encoded by the coding sequence ATGAGAAGGGTTCTTGCTGCCATACTGATTGTGGGCTTTATGCTCTCGCTTATCTCTTCACCTCTCGTTGTTTCGGCTGAAATCAGGCCTTATGTATATGAACCGACTGTTCCAGATACGGCCTTCTCGGTTATCGCCCTCTACAAGACTGGTGATTATGATAAAGTCCTAGAGGGCTGTGAGTGGCTGATGGCCATTAGGACGCCCTTCGACTCCTGGGGCTACGCATACGGCGAGGATCACGAGGCGAAGTACACCGCCATGGCAATAATGGCCCTTATCAGGGGAGAGAGCATAGCCAACGGCAGGTATAAGGATGTTATCAACAGCGCCGCCTACTGGCTCATATACAAACAGAAAACCGATGGGTCTTGGAACGACTACCTCGATGCCGCTATGGCAGCTATAGCTCTAAAAGAGCTCCTCAAGAGCAAATACGTTGAAGAGAATATGACGGGACTTGAAGATCAGCTCAGGGAGGGCTTGAACCGCGCACTCGGCTGGCTTCAAGTTCATGAACCTACAAACGACGTGGAGAGGATATTCCGCGACATCGCACTTGAAGACAGGGAAGACCTGGAGAAACTGAAAGTTGAAGGGGATCTTAAAGCTTATAGGGCTTTTGCCCTGGCGTATCTTGGGGAGAAAGTCTCTCTTGACGGGAACTTCTCATCGCCGATGACCGTTGCGATGGCCCTCTACGCTACGGGGAGCGAGGAGTACAGAGAGAAGCTCTTGGCGATGGAACACTTCGGTTTCTGGGGAAGGCTCCACTACCGCGTCCTTGACCTGCTCGACGTTTCTCAGATCAGCGGCTTTGAAGAGCTTAGAGAGATTGCTTGCCCTTACCTCAAGAAGATACCACTGACTGAGGAGTGGCAGAAAGCCGTTTACGCCCACTATTACGTCCTCTGCTCGAAGAGGCCACTCCTCCCTGAGAACTACAGCGCCCTCCTCCCCTGGCAGGTGGCCGAGGTGGTGAGGATAAAGGCCCTTCTTGGAGAGCCCTACGGTGATGCCGTTGATTACCTCCTCTCCAGCTCCGAGAACGGAACCTGGAAGGACTTCTACAACACCGCCTACGTTCTCTGGGTTCTCAAGAGCCTCAACGTTTCCTACGACTACGAAAAGTCCCTCCGCTATCTCTCAGCCAACCTCACCTGGATGCTCAACGAAAGGGACTCGAAGACCGGAAACCCCGTCTACTACTCGATACCGACCTACTACTTCTCTCAAGCGGCCATAGTCTTCAAACAGTTCAGGATGAATAGGGAGCTGAATGAAACTCTTAAGGTCCTAAAGGAGCGGCAGTACTCAAACGGAGCCTTCGCATATACCCACCAGTCGGTGACGGGAATAACGACAACCGCCCGCGTGGTCTGGAACCTACAGACGGCTGGGTTAACCGATACAGACCTGTACAAGAAGGGCGTCGGCTTCCTCCGGAAGATTCTGTATGCGGAGATCCCAGAGGTAAAGCCTGAGATGGCTAACACGACGTTCCTCATGGTGAGAGACGGAAGATACGTCGGCAACTCGACGGAGAAGGTCGATACAGCTGGGCTTGACGGGTACGTTGCAATATATCCATCAAAGAACCCGCTGATGATAAAGGCCGTTGCAGTGAAGGGCTTTAGTGCAGAGAGCCCGTGGAGGGAGGATAGGATCAAGTATGCAGTCGCTATAACGGTTGTCGGAGTACTCTTCCTGGCAATGTATGGCGTCATCTGGTTCGAGAACCGGCGCAGGAAGTGA
- a CDS encoding nucleotidyltransferase domain-containing protein: protein MRIGRVPGLYSLILYGSLVREDFLPGISDVDFFIVLEDNADPDTVISQIKPVLEECSAHLNPVEVDIAWEWLSNLRDPLRLGYPYKFLTIYQADFRENHIVILGNEILEYLPRYSVSEVLPVRLEGIINGLERFRGNTKDDSHPSRRGGAPHCTPQRLKSQERRCFENAGANRGRGGP, encoded by the coding sequence ATGAGAATCGGCCGGGTTCCCGGCCTCTATTCTCTCATTCTCTACGGCTCCCTCGTGAGAGAAGATTTCCTTCCCGGAATAAGCGACGTTGACTTCTTCATAGTTCTTGAAGACAACGCCGATCCAGACACCGTTATTTCCCAAATTAAGCCTGTTCTCGAAGAGTGCTCGGCTCATTTAAATCCCGTTGAAGTCGATATCGCATGGGAATGGCTCTCAAACTTAAGGGATCCGCTGAGGCTCGGCTACCCATACAAGTTCCTCACGATCTACCAGGCCGACTTCAGGGAGAACCACATTGTTATCCTGGGCAATGAGATTTTGGAGTATCTTCCCAGGTATTCTGTCAGTGAAGTCCTCCCGGTGAGGCTCGAAGGGATTATTAACGGCCTAGAGAGGTTCAGGGGAAACACCAAAGATGATTCACATCCAAGCCGGAGAGGTGGCGCGCCTCATTGCACACCTCAACGGCTCAAGTCTCAAGAAAGACGATGTTTTGAGAACGCTGGAGCAAATCGGGGACGAGGAGGCCCTTAA
- the bpsA gene encoding N(4)-bis(aminopropyl)spermidine synthase, translating to MREIVERVKEKTSIPVYERTVENVLSAIQASGDVWRIVDLSEEPLPLVVAVVTALYELGYVAFDNNQVILTRKGKELVEKYGIGPRADYTCSHCQGRTVEIDAFSELLEEFKEITKDRPEPVHQFDQAYVTPETTVAKVALMHSRGDLENKEVFVLGDDDLTSVALMLSGLPKRIAVLDIDERLTNFIEKAADEIGYENIEIFTFDLRKPLPDYALHKFDTFITDPPETVHAIRSFVGRGIATLKGPGCTGYFGITRRESSLDKWRDIQRVLLNEFGVVITDIIRNFNEYVNWGYVEETRAWRLLPIKVMPSYNWYKSYMFRIQTLEGSRGFEEEITVGDELYNDEEASTT from the coding sequence ATGAGGGAGATAGTTGAGAGGGTCAAGGAGAAGACCAGCATCCCGGTCTATGAGAGAACCGTTGAGAACGTTCTGAGCGCCATCCAGGCGAGCGGTGACGTGTGGCGCATCGTCGACCTCAGCGAGGAGCCGCTTCCGCTCGTCGTTGCGGTGGTTACTGCCCTCTACGAGCTCGGCTACGTGGCCTTTGATAACAACCAGGTGATCCTCACGAGGAAGGGCAAGGAGCTGGTGGAGAAGTATGGAATCGGGCCGAGGGCAGACTACACCTGCTCCCACTGCCAGGGAAGGACGGTTGAGATAGACGCCTTCTCCGAGCTCCTCGAGGAGTTCAAGGAGATAACCAAGGACAGGCCAGAGCCGGTGCACCAGTTCGACCAGGCCTACGTTACTCCCGAGACAACAGTCGCCAAGGTTGCCCTCATGCACAGCAGGGGCGACCTCGAGAACAAGGAGGTCTTCGTTCTCGGGGATGACGACCTCACCAGCGTCGCCTTGATGCTCAGCGGGCTCCCGAAGAGGATAGCCGTCCTCGACATAGACGAGAGGCTCACGAACTTCATAGAGAAGGCCGCCGACGAGATAGGCTATGAGAACATCGAGATATTCACCTTCGACCTCAGGAAGCCCCTTCCGGACTATGCGCTCCACAAGTTCGACACCTTCATCACGGATCCACCCGAGACCGTCCACGCCATCCGCTCCTTCGTTGGAAGGGGCATAGCGACCCTCAAGGGGCCCGGCTGCACCGGCTACTTTGGAATAACGAGGCGCGAGAGCTCTCTCGACAAGTGGAGGGACATACAGAGGGTTCTCCTCAACGAGTTCGGCGTCGTCATTACCGACATCATCAGGAACTTCAACGAGTACGTGAACTGGGGCTACGTCGAGGAGACGAGGGCCTGGAGACTGCTCCCGATAAAGGTCATGCCGAGCTACAACTGGTACAAGAGCTACATGTTCAGGATACAGACCCTCGAAGGCTCCAGGGGCTTCGAGGAGGAGATAACCGTTGGAGACGAGCTCTACAACGACGAGGAAGCATCAACTACCTGA